Below is a window of Methylosinus sp. PW1 DNA.
CCGAAAAATAGAGGAAGACGAGCGCGATCATCGCCGAGGCGAGGCCGGCGTAGGTCAGCGCATAGCGCTCCGAGAAGGCCGCGAGATAGCGGCCGAAGGCAGCGCCCGCGACGAGCCACAGCAGCAGCGTCGCCAGCACGCCGGGAAGCATGTCCACAAAGCGCCGCCGTCCCGCCGGCAGCCAGGCGTGTATGGCGAAGAGCGTGAGCGCGAGAATGAGCGTCGCGACGCCATAGCGCGCCAGAGTGACCATCTGCTCGAAGGGCGCGAACCAATCGAGATAGCGCGCCGCGGCGTCGGTGATGAGCGGTCCGAGCACGACGAGAACGGAGAGCGCCAGCAGAGCCGCCGCGCTGCCGACGACATAGACGATCGACTCGAGCCGCAGCAGCCACCAGCTGCGCGTCTCCTGCGCCTCATAGGCGCGATTGAGGCCGATGCGCAGGCTCTCGAGGCCGCTGGAGGCGAAATAGACGGCGAAGAGCGCGCCGAAGGTGAGATTGCCGCCCTGCGGCTCCGTCGCGACGCGCTTGATCTCTCGTGCGATCGGCGCCGCGACCTCCTGCGGCCAGGCGTCGAGCAGCAGCCGCCCCGCCTCGTCGGCAAGGCTCTTGGAGCCGATGAGGCCGGCGAAGGCCGTCACCACGATGAGGAAGGGAAACAGCGACATCAAGGTCGAGAGCGCAATATGGCTCGCAATGGCGAAGCCGTCGCGCTCGACGAAATGCAGGAAGGCGTCGAGCGGGACGCGCAGCAGCGCGGGCAGGCGCGCCGCCCAAGGGGCGAGCGGCCCGAGGGCGCGCTGGAAAACGGCTTTCTCGACATCGTCCAAGGCGCCGGCTCCCCGCGCTCATCGCGCGAGGGAATATAGCGCCGCGCGATCCGCGAGGCGGCAACTTTCACCGCCGCGGCACGTTGACGATGGGAAGCGGCGGCGACGCTCCCGCGCCGCCGCCGGCTCGCTCAGACGCCGCGCCGCAGCACGCCGCCGACGAGGGCGACGATGAAGAGCACGATCGCCACCCAGAACAATATGCGCGCGGCGTCGATCGCCGTGCCGGCGACGCCGCCGAAGCCGAAGAAGGCCGCGATCAGCGCGACCACCAGAAAGACGACGGCCCAACGCAGAAGATCGCTCATCTCTTTCTCCCGAAACCGAGGATGATGGGTGATAACGCCGGCGCGCCGATCCGGTTTCCCGCCGAAAGGAGGCGCATT
It encodes the following:
- a CDS encoding YihY/virulence factor BrkB family protein; this encodes MDDVEKAVFQRALGPLAPWAARLPALLRVPLDAFLHFVERDGFAIASHIALSTLMSLFPFLIVVTAFAGLIGSKSLADEAGRLLLDAWPQEVAAPIAREIKRVATEPQGGNLTFGALFAVYFASSGLESLRIGLNRAYEAQETRSWWLLRLESIVYVVGSAAALLALSVLVVLGPLITDAAARYLDWFAPFEQMVTLARYGVATLILALTLFAIHAWLPAGRRRFVDMLPGVLATLLLWLVAGAAFGRYLAAFSERYALTYAGLASAMIALVFLYFSGVIFIYGGELNAAIVRARRGAR
- a CDS encoding DUF1328 domain-containing protein, translated to MSDLLRWAVVFLVVALIAAFFGFGGVAGTAIDAARILFWVAIVLFIVALVGGVLRRGV